TTACAGGAAAAGAAATAGCAAAAAACAGAAAAACGATGTAGAAATTGCTTAAAATATGGTTTTAATCAAAATTTTAATACCTTTAACTTTCAAATCATTAAAATTTTAAATAATCCATGAAGACGAAATCATTAACTTTCATCTTAACCTTCTTTTTTCAACTGGTAAGTATCAATGCATTTTCACAGAAAACAGCAGTTCTAAGCTCCTTATTGGATAAAAATACAGAATTTATTTTTCCACAGAATACCGATAAAATCTCAAAAGCATTGAATGTAAAAACTGTGTTTTATGAAGATGCCAATGAGGAAAAGTATGCAAAATGGCCTATAAAAACAGGTTTGGAGCTATACTGCAGCCTGGGAGTAAATAATGCTGTTAATGAAATGTTTTTTACCATTTCAGACAATAAACCTGTAGTGATAGAAGGACTTCCATTTGGTCTTATTATGAATAAAAGCACATTGCAGGACAGCAAAACTAGGTTCAGTAAATACAATGCTAAAACAAAAAAACTTGATGCAGGAAGTGAATTTCCAGGAGGTTCAAAACTGGTTTTTAAGAAAGGAAAACATTATGCAACCTTACTTTTTGATAATAAAAACCTGCTAAAATCTTTAGGTCTTACCACAGAACTTATTGACCCGGCTGCTAATTAAATCAAAATTGAGAATTAAAAAATTAAATATGATGTCTAACGGGCTAAGCCATACTATTTTTAATTCTCAATTTTCTATTTTTATTATATAGTGATTCCATGATTGTTTTTCACTTCAGCCATGACAAATGTACTGTGGGTACTCCCGATAGAATCTACAGATCCCAGTTTGTTAAATACAAAATCCTGGTAATGTTTCATATCCCGCACCTGAACTTTCAGAAGGAAATCAAAATCTCCGGAAATATTGTAACATTCCGCAACTTCTTCAATTTCTAAAATTTCTTTCACAAAATCATACCCCACAGATCTGTCGTGAATTTTCAGCTTGATTTGGCAGAAAACCGTAAACCCACGGTTGAGCTTTTCGGCATCAAGAACAGCTGCATATCTTTTCACAAACCCTTCCTGTTCCAATCTTTTTACTCTTTCAAAAACCGGTGAAGTGGAGAGGTTCACTTCCTTTGCAAGCTCTTTAACGGTCAGTTTTGCATTTTTCTGGAGCAGCCTGAGCAGCTGTACATCCTTATCATCGAGTTGTTCCACAGAATATTATTCTTTTAGATTATAAAAACAGTCAAATTTAAAGAATTTTATGCTTTTATTACTGTTTTTAAAAGTTTATTTTGCTTAATTAATTGGCTTTAATTGTGTATTTATTCTGTATTGTTAATTTTACGCAAAATTAAAAACTTTTACTGATGACTATCGTTAGAGGTAAAAGTACAGTTCTTTAGAGATACTTCATCAAACAGGAAAGGTTTTACTTAACGTAGATTAATAGGGAATCGTGTGTGAATCACGAGCTGTCGCGCAACTGTAAGTAACATACCGAAGGTTTCTGTCCTTGCATATCCACTGCCAAAAACGGGAAGGATGACGGAAACTGTTACAAGTCAGGAGACCTGCCTTTACTGAATTGACAATGCTTTCGCGGTCTGAAGCTTTTGGGTCATACAGATGATATATCAGATTCATACATTTTCTCTGTAAGGGAAACTGTGTTGTTTGTTATATCATGATTCCAGAAATTTTTATCCGTTAAAACATTCCGAAGCATTTTAAAAAGACTTTACCATTAAGTTTAATTAAAAAGTAAAAAAAATGCAAACTCACATTCTTGGCTATCCGCGTATTGGTAGCAAAAGAGAACTCAAAAAAGCCTGCGAGCAGTATTGGTCAGGTAAAATCCTTTTGGAAGAACTTCTGAATACAGGCAGAAATATCTGTAATCAAAACTGGAACATTCAGAAAGAAGCAGGAATAGATCTTATTCCGTGTAATGATTTTTCATACTATGATCAGGTATTGGATATGAGCCTTGTGGTAGGGGCAATTCCTACGCGTTACCATGAAGTAGTGCTTAAAAAGAACAATTCTGAACTGGATCTTTATTTTGCTATGGCAAGAGGCTGCCAGAAAGATGGATTGGACATCACTGCGATGGAAATGACAAAATGGTTCGATACCAACTATCACTATATCGTTCCCGAGTTTTATAAAAACCAGCAGTTTAAATTGAGTTCAGATAAAATTTTCAATGAATTTGCAGGAGCAAAACAGGCAGGAATCAATGCAAAACCTGTAATTATTGGGCTGGTTTCTTATCTGTTATTAGGAAAAGAGAAAGAAGAAGGATTTGATAAACTGGATCTGGCTGCAAACCTTCTTCCCGTATATACAGGTATCTTAACAAAACTTCAGGAACAGGGTGCAGAGTGGATTCAGTTTGATGAACCTTTTTTAGCATTGGATTTAACGGAGAAAGCAAAAGAAACATATCATTTTGTTTACGCCGAAATAAGAAAACGTTTCCCGAAACTTAAATTTATTGTTGCCACTTATTTTGAAGGATTAAATGATAATGGGTTGCTGGCAGCATCACTTCCCGTGGATGTTTTACATATAGATCTGGTAAGAAATCCTGAACAATTAGACGGTATTCTGAATATTATTCCGGAAAGCTTAAACCTTTCATTAGGAGTGGTTGACGGAAGGAATATCTGGAAAAATGATTTTGAAAAGTCCTTGTCTTTCATCAATAAAGCAGTTGAGAAATTAGGATCAGAAAGGATTTTGATTGCTCCTTCCTCTTCATTGCTTCATTCGCCATGTGATCTGGATTTTGAAACCAGTCTTAATCCGGAAATTAAAAACTGGCTTGCTTTTGCAAAACAAAAAGTGACAGAAGTTGTAACGCTTAAAGAACTGGCATCCGGAACAGAAAATGAACAGATTCTTGCATCTTTTGAAGAAAATAAAAAAGCAATTGCAAGCAGAAAAACATCCACTCTTATTCATAATGATGAGGTAAAGCAAAGAGCGAATGCTGTCACTGAAAAAGATGCGCAAAGGATAAATACTTTCAAAATCCGTAAAGAAGAACAGCAGAAAGTATTGCAGCTGCCTTTATTCCCAACTACTACGATCGGATCATTTCCACAGACAATGGAGGTAAGAAGCTGGAGAGCAAAATTCAAGAAAGGAGAGCTGACGGCTGAACAGTATGATATATTACTGAAAGAAGAAACCCAAAGAACGATTAACTGGCAGGAAGAAATTGGAATAGATGTATTGGTTCACGGGGAATTTGAACGTAACGATATGGTTGAATATTTCGGGGAACAGCTGGAAGGTTTTGTGTTTACAAAGAATGGATGGGTACAGAGCTATGGAAGCCGTTGTGTAAAACCTCCTGTGATCTTCGGTGATGTTTCCCGCCCGACTCCTATGACGGTATATTGGTCTCAATATGCACAGTCACAAACTGAAAAATGGGTAAAAGGAATGCTGACAGGCCCTGTTACGATTTTACAATGGTCATTTGTTCGTGATGATCAGCCTCGTTCCGAAACATGTAAGCAGATTGCTCTGGCCATCCGTGATGAGGTGGTAGATCTTGAAAAAGCAGGAATCAGAATTATTCAGATTGACGAGCCTGCAATAAGAGAAGGGCTTCCATTACGAAAAACAGATTGGCAGAACTACCTGAAATGGGCCGTAGAAGCTTTCAGAATTTCAGCAAGCGGAGTAGAAGATGCCACCCAGATTCATACCCATATGTGCTACTCAGAGTTCAATGATATTATTGAAAACATTGCCGATATGGATGCAGACGTGATTACCATAGAGTGTTCCCGTTCTCAGATGGAACTGCTGAATGCTTTCGCAGACTTCAGATATCCGAATGAAATTGGTCCTGGTGTATACGATATCCATTCTCCAAGGGTTCCGTCCAAAGAAGAAATGATTGAACTGTTGAGAAAAGCCCAAAACGTGATTCCTGCCAATCAGCTTTGGGTAAATCCGGACTGTGGACTAAAAACAAGACATTGGGAAGAAACGGAAAAAGCCCTGATAGCAATGGTGGCCGCAGCTAAAGAAGCTTCCGTAGAATATGCACTTTAAAAAAACTTTAAAATAATTAGATACAATCACTTGGATCGTGCTATGATATTCATGGCACGATTTATTATAGTAATCCTTTAAAACATTGCGCTATGCTCCCGAAGTCTGAAAAGCGATATGAAGGTGAAAATCATTACAGCAGCTGTTGTTATTCTGGTGATTGTCGCTTTCAGATACTTTTTTTAGATGAAGTTTAAGTTATTTTGTCTGTAATGAACTCGGTGGATAACCAAACTGCTTTTTAAATGCAAAGGAGAAATGGGATAAATTTTCAAAGCCGAGATCCAGATAAATATCAGAAACCGATCTTCCTTTTTGGGTAAGCAGAAAATGAGCTTCTTTTAATCGCCGAAGCTGCAGCCATTGTCTTGGAGGAATACCAAATATCTTTTGAAAATCTCTTTTAAATGCAGACAAACTTCTCCCGGTTAGATAAGCAAAACGCTCCACATTGACATTGAAATGAAAGTTTTTGTTCATAAAAGTTTCAATATCTATTTTGTATGGCTCAGAGAAATCAAATAAAATATCTTTAAGACCTGGATCAAAGCTCAGCATCAGAAGTAAAGCTTCTTTCTGTTTAAGACGCAGAAGTTCGGTGGAAGCAGGAAGTTCTTCATAGGCAAGTAGAGAATACATAAAAGAAGTTAATACCTTTTGATCCGGTTTTATAAAAGCTGGAGTATTGTCCTTCTTCTCTGCCTGATATCCATATTCACGACTGAAATCATACAGCACGGCATCATCAAAATAGATGGTTACTGTTCTTATCTCACCATTTTTAGGAGGATACTTTGCAAATTTCAAAAGACGGTTTTTCCTCGCAGAATAAAGCTCTCCTTCCTTGAATATGGTTTTTGTAGTACCGTCATTCAGTTCCATTTCCCCGGAAAGAACCAGTCCCAGACTGTGGATACGTGCAAATTGTTCTCCTTCCCTGAATTCTGAAAAGTGACAGGAGTAATTGATAGGTAAAGGAATATTATTTTCGCTCATAGCTCAAACGGTTATTTCTTGATCGATTCTTTTTTCAAACTTACAAAACTTTTTTAGTATCAATAATCGGTTACATATTGTTTAAATCCTCAAAGCCTACTATTCATAGACTTTGAGGATTGCAATATTACGCAAGAATTGTCTTAGGTTCCAGATAAGCTTCCAATCCGAATACACCATACTCACGGCCAATACCGCTTTGCTTGAAACCACCGAAAGGAGCATAAGGATCATGTGAAAACCCGTTGATACAAATTCTTCCGGCATCAATCTGTGCTGCAACACGTTCCGCATGACCTTTATCGGTAGAACTGATGTAAGCTGCCAAACCATAAGTAGTGTCATTGGCAATAGCAATTGCTTCCTCTTCATTAGCATAGGGAATAATAGACAGCACAGGCCCGAATATTTCCTCTTGAGCGATGCGCATAGTATTATGAACGTTGGTAAAAATGGTTGCCTTTACAAAATTACCGTTTTCAAGGCCTTCCGGTTTACCTTCACCACCTGCGAGCAGAGTTGCTCCTTCTTCCTGTCCCAGGCGGATGTAACTTTGTACTCTTTCAAACTGTTTGGCACTTACCATAGGCCCAACAAGAGTGTCTTCTTCATTAGGATTCCCCACTTTTACCTGTTTTGCCGCTTTTTTTGCCAGTTCATTCACTTCTTCCAATCGGTTTTGGGGAACAAGCAATCGGGTAGGAGCGATACATGCTTGCCCGTTGTTCATATACGCTCCGAAAACAGCCATAGGAATAGCTTTTTCCAGATCGGCATCTTCAAGGATGATATTAGGCGATTTTCCGCCAAGTTCAAGCGTTACTCTTTTCATAGTATCTACGGCCCCTTTGGCAATAGCTTTTCCTGTAAGGGTGGACCCTGTGAAAGAAATTTTGGCGATGTCCGGATGCCGGGTGATTTCTGCACCTACTACATTTCCTAACCCGTTTACAATATTGAATATCCCTGCAGGTAAACCGGCTTCATGGAAACATTCAGCAAGCAGTTGGGTTTGTACAGCGCTCATTTCGCTTGGTTTGATAACTGCAGTACATCCCGCTGCAATAGCAGTAGCCAGTTTGTTGCAGATGAAGCTGTTACTGGCATTCCATGGAGTAATAATTCCTACTACTCCCAAAGATTCAAAACGCACCTTAGAATGTCCAACTTTCTTTTCAAAATCATAAGATTCCAGAGTCGTAATGATTGTGGTAAAGGCTGAAATTGCATTTTGAACACTCATTCTGCAGAATTGCAAGGTTCCTCCATATTCATTCACCATCACGGAAACCAGCTCGTTCTCCCGTTTGCTTACAGCTTCATGTAGTTTTTTAAGTAAGCTGATACGTTCTTCTTTTGTTGTTTTGGAGAAAGTTGTAAAAGCTTTCTTCGCTGCGGCGATGGCCATTTGGGTATCTTCTTCATTTCCCAGAACGACTTCTCCGGTTTTTTGATTAGTCGTAGGATTTATAAGGTCAAATGTTTCTGTTCCATTCGGTGTAACAAATTCACCGTTGATGTAAATTTTATTAATCTGTTTCATTTTGATGATTTTAATACCACAAAGTTCGACAGAAACTGAAAAGACAGGTTTGTTGCATGGTTCAGTTTTTATGTGTTGTATGGTTCATTTTAGAGACCGATTTGTATGGGAAATATAAGCTGTTTATTTTTCTTTTGAATTAATATGAAAAAATGGACTGTTCTTCCCTGAAATTGACTACTTTTATCATAACCAAGTAAATAGGTCGTTTTGAGAACAACACTTAAACTTATTACTGCTTAGTATCAGTCTCCGTAACCACAGGCTGATCGTTCTTTCGTTTGGGTAATTCTGCCCGAACAGGTTTTCATTTCATCATATTATATATTGCATTGCCTGCAAAGGGCAGCTATATCTATGTTTTAGTCTTAATCATTATGATTTCAAAGACTGAAATACAGATCTAATTATACCTTAAGAGTAGTCTTTAGGTAAATATCAGATGTATCAACCTTCTTGTAATGCGTGAATAATATGGAAAAAATCCAACAAAGAATAGTAAGCACAATTATAAGTAATGGGTACAAAACATATTTGGGAGGTAAAAGCAAAAAATACTCCCTTACTAAAAAAGAAATGCAATCATTGTAACAGCGACAGGTTTTACTGCAGCGATAAATTCAGATTGAATGCTCAAAAAAAGAATATTGATATATGGTTGATTTACCGATGTGTAAAATGCAGCAACACCTATAACATGACTGTTTTTTCAAGAATAAGAACAGAATCTCTCAGTAAAGAATTATTTAATAAATTTTCAGAAAACAATACGGAAATTGCCTGGGAATATGCCTTCTCACAGGAAATAAGACGGAAAAATAATGTAGAAGCAGATCTGGAAAGTGTAGAATATGAAATTCTATACAATAACATTCCTGTTGAAGATCTGATCAATATAGACAGTAAGATGATTTCGTTTCAAATACAATGTTCTTTTGATTTTAACATAAGAGTTTCCACTGTTATCAGGACATGTTTAGGTCTTTCATCATCTAAATTGAATCTTCTGCTTAATTCAGATACAGTCTATTTTAACGGAAAGCCTTTACAAAAGAAATTCAAGATTAAAAACGGTGACATCGTTAATATCAACAGACAAGAGCTTATCAACATTTATCTTATTGGGAAAGAGGAATTATTTCTCAAGATTGCAGATGATAAATAATAAAGAAGAGAAGTTGTCTCAAGAGTCAAATAATTTGATTCTTGAGACAGCTTCTTTTGTATGTTGAAATTTACTTTGCCATGATTTATGTATAAATGTCAGAATTATTTCAAATCCATAGTTGTTCTGAAAACACATACTGCATTTCCGGTAATACTGATTACATCCGGCTGGTTGTCTTTCACACTAACCCGTACTTTTACTTCACCAATCCTGTTGATGGCTTGCCCTTGTTTTCCGGTAAATTCAAAAATGCCATCAGCCGTCTCTCTGATTTTGTTTTGAATAAGATAACCTCCCAGAGGACCATTTGCATTTCCGGTAACCGGATCTTCAGAAATACCAATGGCGGGTGCAAACATTCTCCCATTGGTTAATATCTCTTCTTCATCTGTATCGAAAGAAAATACAAAATATCCGTTACAGCCGATTTCTTTACTAAGCTTTGTCAAAGCAGCAAGGTCAGGAACCAGATGATTTAAGGTCATATTGCTTTTAATGCCGATCATTACTTTAGAATGACCAGTTGAAGCAATTTGTACAGGACATTTTTCATCAAGATCATCCATTGTCAGTCCCAGAGCGAGAACAATTCTTTGGGTCATTGAAGTATCAAAAGCAGGGCTCAGCTCAAATTTTCCCTGTGTCATAGTGATGAGATAATCATTGTTTTTTCTTTCAATATGAACCGGTAATATTCCGATTTGTGTATGTATTGCAATTGTACAGGAATCCAGAGAATCTTCCTGAGCTTTTGCATATAAAGCAGCAATGGTAGCGTGTCCGCAGGAAGGAACTTCTGTGGTAGGAGTAAAATATCGGATGTGATAATCAAAATTTTCGTTGGGAATATCTGGTTTGAAAACAAATGCCGTTTCAGAATTATTAAGTTCTCTGGCAACGAGCTGCATTTCTTCAGCCGTCATATTTTCGGCATTCAATACTACTCCTGCAGGATTTCCTTTAAATTTTTCTTTGGTAAATGAGTCGATTTGATAGACGATAACTTCTTTCATATGAGCGATTAAGTTTACTGTAAAAATACGGAATGAAACCGGGGAACTGGTGTCTGTTTTATTGTCATTTGATAAAAAATAAACCAAAATTCTGAGATTCTGGTTTATTAATAGAAATAGAAAAGATTCCTAAGCTATTTTAATCCCACTTATTCTGGGTAGAAACAGCATATTTTCCGGCTCCTGTAAAATTTGTAGGTTATGTTTCTGGGGTCAGTCTTAACCAGATTGAGTTTAAGAAAATAAAATAGTCTCTGAGGCAAAATCCTTTTGATCCTATTGAAAAAAAGAAGACCACAATTTATAAGTTAAATTGTGGTCTTCTGCAGCTTAGAACTATTTAAACTACGATTCTGTTTTCAAATAACCATAATGCAAAGCTGTTTCTTTTCCGAACAAGCTTGAGAAAATATTCTGAAACTCATGGATGTACTTGCACTTTATCGCGTTTCCATATATTTTCAGACCTTCCAGTATTTTTCTGGAACTTAGGTCTATATCGTATTTTATAAAAGGTTCCGGCCTTTCATACCGTATACTCTTATCCGAACTGTAGGTTCTTGAGAATCCCAGTTTTTCAAGCCATTCTTCTGTTATCTTGATAGGCTTGATAGATGCTGCCGGGACTGAGATACTTTGATTATCATTTTCAATTTTAACAAAATAAGCCTGTTCAACATTGTGAAAGATCTCGGTGATTGTAAAAATTTGATTATTATATTCCACCAAGTTCTTGATTTTTAAATCTGCTACGTTCATAATATTTTGATTTTTAGGTGATGATATAGTCCCATATAAACAGCAAATACTATGCCCGGCATTACATTATTATGGCCTGTTTTATTGAAGGTTAGGTTAAATTTTTACTATAAAAAATTAATAATATGTTAAAATACTACATATATAGGCGATTGACAAGATGTTGTTAAAAAACGGATGTGGTATGTATGTGGTATTAGTTTTTTGCTCTTTCTTTTGGGATTACATTAGCCGTAGTTAACAGAAGGGCTGCGATAACAGCTATGATAAGAACTCCTATGAAGAAATTCCAGGAATAAGCATGAAGGAGATAACCGGTACCACTACCCAGGATACTTGACCCGAAATAGTAAAAAAGCCAGTAAATAGAAGTGGCTGAAGATTTTCCACGTTTGGCATACAATGCAGTCATCTGGCTGGCCATAGTATGGGCTGCGAAAAAAGAAAGGGTAAAAAGCCCCAGTCCGAAAATAAGAATATAAATATTTTCAGATAATAACAACGCGGCTCCGGTGAGCATAAATAAAATAGAGCCTTTCAGGATATCATTCATGGGAAACTTTCTGGAAAGGCGGCCTGTGATCATCGTACCAAAAACCCCGAAAATGTACATGAGAAAGATAAAAGCGATGATAAAATGGCTTAATGAAAATGGTTGCGCTTCCAATCTAAACGTCAGGTAATTATAAACACTTACAAAAACGCCCATCAGTAAAGCAGCTGTACAATATAATCGAAGCATATAAGGATTAGTCAGAAAAAACTTCATCTGTTTTACCTTAAGATGATAATCTGTTTTCTGTGGATTGAAAAATCTTGATTCCGGGAACAATTTCCAGAATACAGCTCCCAGAACGAAGCTTTCTATCCCGATAAAAAGAACAGCATTGCGCCATCCGAATTCACCGGCAAGAAGAGTCGCCATTATTCTTCCGCTCATTCCTCCAATGGTATTACCGCTGAGATACATACTGATGGCTGCCGGAACTGCCAAAGCATTCACTTCCTCTGTGAGATAGGCCAGAGCAACTGCAGAAACACCGGAAACAACAAAACCTTTCATTATTCCTATAGCAATCAGGAGGCTTAAGCTTGGGATCCAGGTGGAAATAATGGTAAGTGCAGCAGATGAAATCAATGAAAAGACCATCAGACCTTTTCTGGAATAACTGTCTGCTTTAAAAGCAAAAAACAGTAATCCTAATGCCATACCTATCGTAGATGAAGATACAAGAAGGGAAGTATCACCTACAGATACTCCAAAATGTTCTGCAGCCATAGGCAGCATTGGCTGGAAAAGATAAAGCTGGGCAAAAACCGAAAGTCCTGAAAAGAAAATACAAAGTTTAATATATCGGAAACGTGAGCTTCCCTGAATGGCTTTTTCAGATGAATTCATGATTTTTTGCAATTAAAATGCACAGGTTGACAGAAAAATTAAGTTCTGTAAATTTCCTGATTATTTTCCGGATTTAAAAATCATTATTTCAATCATATTTATTGGTGAAACAAATCAGTGCATCTGCAAACTGCTGATGTATTCTGAGGGAGTAATACCTTCCATCTGTTTGAATACTCTGTTGAAAGTAGACTGGTTTGAAAATCCTGCTTCGGTGTAAATATACATAAGGGTTACCTTCTCAATATCATTTTCAGTAAGTAGTCTTTTCACACATTCAATCCTGTGCATATTCAGATAATTATTGAAATTGGGATATCCCTTTACCCTGATTGATTTTGAAATGTAGCTGCTGTTGATATCCATTTCTGCAGAAAGCTTTGAAATATTGAAATTAACATCTTTATACAGCTGTTTTTCCTTCATTACAATTTCAATTTTTTCAAACAGTTCATCTGCAAAAGGAACTTTTTCTGTCACAAAGTTTGGCTGAGTTTCCGGATTCAGATTCTTATCTTCAATTTCATGGTAAATTTCAACCCTTTTAATTTTATCCTTAAAATAGAGCAGGAGGGATATCACGGCTACATTGGAAACCATAAGAATAGTATCCGTAATTCTTACATCTTCTGGTCTGTGTATCGGAAATTTAAAGCTGAAGGTTTTTGAAATAAGATATCCTGCAATAATGTTCAGCAATACAAATATGCTGTAGATAAAGACGTATTTCCTCTGAAAAAAAACATATGCTGCCAGCGGAATCGGAATAAGCCAGACAAAACTTGCTATAGAATTGTTCCAGAAAGCAAGCATGATATAAAAATTAAAAAGGGTTGCAATGATAATATAGGAATGTACCATTACACTTATGGAATACGTTTTACGTACAATCAGGTAAGTGTAGACCAGTAAAAAAAGTCCCCCAAAAAGATACCATGCCATTATTTTATCAGGAATGATAAAAGTAAATATTAAACCAAATACAGCAAGAATGACAGACATCAGAATATTGTAATAATACACCAGCTGTCTTTTATACTGTTCAATTTGTATGTCTTTTGCGGTCGCCATTTGTGATAGCAGATAATTTTAAATCATTTCAATACGCTTTATAACAGTCAAATATCAAAAAATAACTGAATTAAGGTATTGATTGTTAGTATTTTGTGTTTTTATAAGCCGTTTCCGGTTTTTCATTGATTATTTAAAAAATTGATTTATCAATGCGGATAACTTTGCACCAGCTAGCTCAACAAAGGCAGATTGATGACATTTCAATTGACCCCACATGAT
The window above is part of the Chryseobacterium sp. MA9 genome. Proteins encoded here:
- a CDS encoding Lrp/AsnC family transcriptional regulator, with translation MEQLDDKDVQLLRLLQKNAKLTVKELAKEVNLSTSPVFERVKRLEQEGFVKRYAAVLDAEKLNRGFTVFCQIKLKIHDRSVGYDFVKEILEIEEVAECYNISGDFDFLLKVQVRDMKHYQDFVFNKLGSVDSIGSTHSTFVMAEVKNNHGITI
- the metE gene encoding 5-methyltetrahydropteroyltriglutamate--homocysteine S-methyltransferase, with protein sequence MQTHILGYPRIGSKRELKKACEQYWSGKILLEELLNTGRNICNQNWNIQKEAGIDLIPCNDFSYYDQVLDMSLVVGAIPTRYHEVVLKKNNSELDLYFAMARGCQKDGLDITAMEMTKWFDTNYHYIVPEFYKNQQFKLSSDKIFNEFAGAKQAGINAKPVIIGLVSYLLLGKEKEEGFDKLDLAANLLPVYTGILTKLQEQGAEWIQFDEPFLALDLTEKAKETYHFVYAEIRKRFPKLKFIVATYFEGLNDNGLLAASLPVDVLHIDLVRNPEQLDGILNIIPESLNLSLGVVDGRNIWKNDFEKSLSFINKAVEKLGSERILIAPSSSLLHSPCDLDFETSLNPEIKNWLAFAKQKVTEVVTLKELASGTENEQILASFEENKKAIASRKTSTLIHNDEVKQRANAVTEKDAQRINTFKIRKEEQQKVLQLPLFPTTTIGSFPQTMEVRSWRAKFKKGELTAEQYDILLKEETQRTINWQEEIGIDVLVHGEFERNDMVEYFGEQLEGFVFTKNGWVQSYGSRCVKPPVIFGDVSRPTPMTVYWSQYAQSQTEKWVKGMLTGPVTILQWSFVRDDQPRSETCKQIALAIRDEVVDLEKAGIRIIQIDEPAIREGLPLRKTDWQNYLKWAVEAFRISASGVEDATQIHTHMCYSEFNDIIENIADMDADVITIECSRSQMELLNAFADFRYPNEIGPGVYDIHSPRVPSKEEMIELLRKAQNVIPANQLWVNPDCGLKTRHWEETEKALIAMVAAAKEASVEYAL
- a CDS encoding AraC family transcriptional regulator translates to MSENNIPLPINYSCHFSEFREGEQFARIHSLGLVLSGEMELNDGTTKTIFKEGELYSARKNRLLKFAKYPPKNGEIRTVTIYFDDAVLYDFSREYGYQAEKKDNTPAFIKPDQKVLTSFMYSLLAYEELPASTELLRLKQKEALLLMLSFDPGLKDILFDFSEPYKIDIETFMNKNFHFNVNVERFAYLTGRSLSAFKRDFQKIFGIPPRQWLQLRRLKEAHFLLTQKGRSVSDIYLDLGFENLSHFSFAFKKQFGYPPSSLQTK
- a CDS encoding aldehyde dehydrogenase family protein, producing the protein MKQINKIYINGEFVTPNGTETFDLINPTTNQKTGEVVLGNEEDTQMAIAAAKKAFTTFSKTTKEERISLLKKLHEAVSKRENELVSVMVNEYGGTLQFCRMSVQNAISAFTTIITTLESYDFEKKVGHSKVRFESLGVVGIITPWNASNSFICNKLATAIAAGCTAVIKPSEMSAVQTQLLAECFHEAGLPAGIFNIVNGLGNVVGAEITRHPDIAKISFTGSTLTGKAIAKGAVDTMKRVTLELGGKSPNIILEDADLEKAIPMAVFGAYMNNGQACIAPTRLLVPQNRLEEVNELAKKAAKQVKVGNPNEEDTLVGPMVSAKQFERVQSYIRLGQEEGATLLAGGEGKPEGLENGNFVKATIFTNVHNTMRIAQEEIFGPVLSIIPYANEEEAIAIANDTTYGLAAYISSTDKGHAERVAAQIDAGRICINGFSHDPYAPFGGFKQSGIGREYGVFGLEAYLEPKTILA
- a CDS encoding DUF1062 domain-containing protein, whose translation is MGTKHIWEVKAKNTPLLKKKCNHCNSDRFYCSDKFRLNAQKKNIDIWLIYRCVKCSNTYNMTVFSRIRTESLSKELFNKFSENNTEIAWEYAFSQEIRRKNNVEADLESVEYEILYNNIPVEDLINIDSKMISFQIQCSFDFNIRVSTVIRTCLGLSSSKLNLLLNSDTVYFNGKPLQKKFKIKNGDIVNINRQELINIYLIGKEELFLKIADDK
- a CDS encoding PhzF family isomerase; translated protein: MKEVIVYQIDSFTKEKFKGNPAGVVLNAENMTAEEMQLVARELNNSETAFVFKPDIPNENFDYHIRYFTPTTEVPSCGHATIAALYAKAQEDSLDSCTIAIHTQIGILPVHIERKNNDYLITMTQGKFELSPAFDTSMTQRIVLALGLTMDDLDEKCPVQIASTGHSKVMIGIKSNMTLNHLVPDLAALTKLSKEIGCNGYFVFSFDTDEEEILTNGRMFAPAIGISEDPVTGNANGPLGGYLIQNKIRETADGIFEFTGKQGQAINRIGEVKVRVSVKDNQPDVISITGNAVCVFRTTMDLK
- a CDS encoding MFS transporter, encoding MNSSEKAIQGSSRFRYIKLCIFFSGLSVFAQLYLFQPMLPMAAEHFGVSVGDTSLLVSSSTIGMALGLLFFAFKADSYSRKGLMVFSLISSAALTIISTWIPSLSLLIAIGIMKGFVVSGVSAVALAYLTEEVNALAVPAAISMYLSGNTIGGMSGRIMATLLAGEFGWRNAVLFIGIESFVLGAVFWKLFPESRFFNPQKTDYHLKVKQMKFFLTNPYMLRLYCTAALLMGVFVSVYNYLTFRLEAQPFSLSHFIIAFIFLMYIFGVFGTMITGRLSRKFPMNDILKGSILFMLTGAALLLSENIYILIFGLGLFTLSFFAAHTMASQMTALYAKRGKSSATSIYWLFYYFGSSILGSGTGYLLHAYSWNFFIGVLIIAVIAALLLTTANVIPKERAKN
- a CDS encoding AraC family transcriptional regulator, which codes for MATAKDIQIEQYKRQLVYYYNILMSVILAVFGLIFTFIIPDKIMAWYLFGGLFLLVYTYLIVRKTYSISVMVHSYIIIATLFNFYIMLAFWNNSIASFVWLIPIPLAAYVFFQRKYVFIYSIFVLLNIIAGYLISKTFSFKFPIHRPEDVRITDTILMVSNVAVISLLLYFKDKIKRVEIYHEIEDKNLNPETQPNFVTEKVPFADELFEKIEIVMKEKQLYKDVNFNISKLSAEMDINSSYISKSIRVKGYPNFNNYLNMHRIECVKRLLTENDIEKVTLMYIYTEAGFSNQSTFNRVFKQMEGITPSEYISSLQMH